A genome region from Bradyrhizobium commune includes the following:
- a CDS encoding GbsR/MarR family transcriptional regulator, producing the protein MTEITGKKRLPAAVERFILHWGDMGDGWGVNRSVSQIHGLLYLAEAPMTAEDIADTLGMARSNVSNSIKELLAWNLIRRVPILGDRRDHYEAETDIWEVAARIAARRKERELDPAIAALRACVSDAADDPAISPVASKRLKEMLSFTELADHWFMQMLKVPRPRLVALMRLGEKIANLLPLGKAK; encoded by the coding sequence ATGACAGAAATAACAGGAAAGAAAAGACTTCCCGCCGCCGTCGAGCGCTTCATCCTGCATTGGGGCGACATGGGCGACGGGTGGGGCGTCAACCGCTCGGTCAGCCAGATCCACGGGCTGCTCTATCTCGCGGAGGCGCCGATGACCGCGGAGGACATCGCCGACACGCTCGGCATGGCCCGGTCCAACGTCTCCAACTCGATCAAGGAGCTGCTCGCCTGGAACCTGATCCGGCGGGTGCCGATCCTCGGCGATCGCCGCGACCATTACGAGGCCGAGACCGACATCTGGGAAGTCGCGGCGCGCATCGCGGCGCGGCGCAAGGAACGGGAACTCGATCCGGCGATTGCGGCGCTCCGGGCCTGTGTGTCCGATGCCGCTGACGATCCAGCCATCAGTCCGGTCGCAAGCAAGCGGCTGAAGGAGATGCTCTCCTTCACCGAGCTCGCCGACCACTGGTTCATGCAGATGCTGAAGGTGCCGCGGCCGCGGCTGGTCGCCCTGATGCGGCTTGGCGAGAAGATCGCCAACCTGCTGCCGCTCGGCAAGGCCAAATAG
- a CDS encoding DUF4166 domain-containing protein, which yields MTSERLSGSNASLPAHTKLLDDRRFRALLSDEDWGRLPLATWRRFSKRVADGDSVVYVGIVHEVFFSNIGWWFAQAARLIGGPLPIGRDTGVPMIVTVTEDGASGGQTWTRICARKHGFPQVIHSAKRFAGPTGLEEYVGFGVSMALRIAVEGETLTFRSAGYGLQLGSFWIPLPQWLTPGDLTVTHRDLGEGAFRFTLDVVHPRYGALIHQSATFREAVS from the coding sequence ATGACGTCGGAAAGATTATCAGGCTCCAACGCATCTCTTCCCGCTCACACCAAGCTGCTCGACGACCGCCGCTTCCGCGCACTGCTGTCGGACGAGGATTGGGGCCGGCTGCCGCTCGCGACCTGGCGCCGTTTTTCCAAGCGAGTCGCCGACGGCGACAGCGTCGTCTATGTCGGAATCGTCCACGAGGTCTTCTTCAGCAATATCGGCTGGTGGTTCGCGCAAGCCGCGCGCCTGATCGGCGGCCCGTTGCCGATTGGCCGCGACACCGGGGTCCCCATGATCGTCACCGTCACCGAGGACGGCGCGAGCGGCGGCCAGACCTGGACCCGCATCTGCGCACGCAAGCACGGTTTTCCGCAGGTCATTCATTCCGCAAAGCGCTTCGCAGGTCCTACCGGCCTCGAGGAATATGTCGGCTTCGGCGTCTCGATGGCGCTGCGCATCGCGGTCGAGGGCGAGACGCTGACCTTTCGCAGCGCCGGGTACGGCCTCCAGCTCGGCAGTTTCTGGATCCCGCTGCCGCAATGGCTGACGCCGGGCGACCTCACGGTGACGCACCGCGATCTCGGCGAGGGCGCCTTCCGCTTCACACTGGATGTCGTTCATCCGCGTTACGGCGCGCTGATCCACCAGTCCGCCACCTTCAGGGAGGCCGTGTCATGA
- a CDS encoding TIGR01777 family oxidoreductase → MTPLLWTLIAIQIVMGVFDTFYHHEFTERLAWRVSQRFELKLHGIRNMFYALLFLVLGWLEVHGVLALLIVVVLVAEIVITLMDFVEEDLSRKLPASERINHTLLAINYGAILVLLLPVLIDWALQPFGVSVAYQGLLSIAAAACAAGAALCGVRDFAAMRRLGRMKSMPAPGLVEKLASRKTVLITGATGFIGSRLAASLSGAGHHVIALIRSPAKAEMLPPPVTLITSLEQLAADTRIDAIVNLAGEPIGNGLWTEAKRAKIIGSRIDMTGEVVKLIARLERKPELLVSGSAIGWYGLWADQVLTESAKSHACFSHELCAAWEKAARPAEELGVRVVYLRIGLVLGTEGGFITRMLTPFEFGLGGPLGTGRQWMSWIERDDLIRLIAYVIATPDLVGPVNATAPIPVTNAKFTEELGRRLHRPAVFRIPGGLLRRIGGGFADELLLGGQRVLPNKALSRGFVFRHETLRSAFEAIL, encoded by the coding sequence ATGACGCCGCTGTTGTGGACACTCATCGCCATCCAGATCGTGATGGGCGTGTTCGACACCTTCTATCACCACGAATTCACCGAGCGACTGGCCTGGCGGGTCTCGCAGCGTTTCGAGCTGAAGCTGCACGGCATCCGCAACATGTTCTACGCGCTGCTGTTCCTCGTGCTCGGCTGGCTCGAGGTGCATGGTGTGCTGGCGCTCCTGATCGTCGTCGTGCTGGTCGCCGAGATCGTCATCACGCTGATGGATTTCGTCGAGGAGGATCTGAGCCGAAAACTGCCGGCGAGCGAGCGGATCAACCATACGCTGCTTGCGATCAATTACGGTGCCATCCTGGTGCTGTTGCTGCCGGTGCTGATCGATTGGGCCTTGCAGCCCTTCGGCGTGAGCGTTGCCTATCAGGGCTTGCTCAGCATCGCGGCAGCAGCTTGCGCAGCCGGCGCGGCGCTCTGCGGCGTCAGGGATTTTGCGGCGATGCGCCGGCTCGGCCGTATGAAAAGCATGCCTGCGCCCGGACTTGTCGAGAAGCTCGCCAGCCGCAAGACCGTGCTGATCACGGGTGCCACCGGCTTCATCGGCAGCCGGCTTGCGGCAAGCCTCAGCGGGGCGGGGCATCACGTCATCGCGCTGATCCGTAGTCCCGCGAAGGCCGAGATGCTGCCGCCGCCGGTCACGCTGATCACCAGCCTCGAGCAGCTTGCCGCGGACACGCGCATCGACGCCATCGTCAACCTCGCCGGCGAGCCGATCGGTAATGGCCTCTGGACCGAGGCGAAGCGCGCGAAGATCATCGGCTCGCGCATCGACATGACCGGCGAGGTCGTGAAGCTGATCGCGCGGCTCGAGCGCAAGCCCGAATTGCTTGTCAGCGGCTCCGCGATCGGCTGGTACGGCTTGTGGGCCGACCAGGTGCTGACGGAGTCGGCCAAGTCGCACGCCTGCTTCAGCCACGAGCTCTGCGCGGCCTGGGAGAAGGCGGCGCGGCCGGCCGAGGAGCTTGGCGTGCGCGTGGTCTATTTGCGCATCGGCCTCGTGCTTGGCACCGAAGGCGGCTTCATTACGCGTATGCTGACGCCGTTCGAGTTCGGCCTCGGCGGTCCGCTCGGCACCGGGCGGCAGTGGATGTCCTGGATCGAGCGCGACGATCTGATCCGGCTGATCGCCTATGTGATCGCGACGCCCGATCTCGTGGGTCCCGTCAATGCCACCGCGCCGATCCCGGTCACCAATGCAAAGTTCACCGAGGAGCTCGGCCGCCGCCTGCATCGGCCCGCGGTGTTCCGCATTCCCGGTGGCCTCTTGCGCCGGATCGGCGGCGGCTTTGCCGACGAGCTTCTGCTCGGCGGTCAGCGCGTGCTGCCGAACAAGGCGCTGAGTCGCGGCTTTGTGTTCCGCCACGAAACGCTGCGCAGCGCGTTCGAGGCGATCTTGTGA
- a CDS encoding LysR family transcriptional regulator produces MAATLDIATVQAFLLVADLQSFTRAAEALGTTQAAVSLKLQRLEALLGKRLVERSPRAVQLTADGADFLDRARTLMQAHDRALSGEAPAAQSLSLGISDHAAGPELVSLLERLHAISPKLTLAVTIGFSREMQDAYDAGRLDAVIVRQEGSRRGGEKLAEDEFGWFASRRFTLPKGEALPLATLAPPCGVRAVAVRALDKAGIAWRERFVGGGVTAVVAAALAGLAIAPLARRIAPPGLVDIGPAHKLPKLGSSKVMLHSKVSDPAKLAALRAVAATFRSVAAN; encoded by the coding sequence ATGGCAGCCACGCTCGACATCGCCACTGTCCAGGCCTTCCTGCTGGTCGCCGACCTCCAGAGCTTTACGCGTGCGGCCGAAGCGCTCGGCACGACGCAAGCCGCCGTCAGTCTCAAGCTTCAGCGGCTGGAGGCGCTGCTCGGCAAACGGCTCGTCGAGCGCTCGCCGCGCGCGGTGCAGCTCACCGCGGACGGCGCGGATTTCCTAGATCGCGCCCGCACGCTGATGCAGGCGCATGACCGCGCGCTGTCGGGCGAGGCACCGGCGGCCCAATCGCTCTCGCTCGGCATCTCCGACCACGCAGCAGGCCCCGAGCTGGTGTCGCTGCTCGAACGCCTGCACGCGATCTCGCCAAAGCTCACCCTCGCCGTCACCATCGGCTTCTCGCGCGAGATGCAGGACGCCTATGATGCGGGCCGGCTCGATGCCGTGATCGTGCGCCAGGAAGGCAGCCGCCGCGGTGGCGAGAAGCTGGCCGAGGATGAGTTCGGCTGGTTCGCGTCACGACGCTTCACCCTGCCGAAGGGAGAAGCGCTGCCGCTTGCAACACTCGCCCCACCCTGCGGCGTCCGCGCCGTCGCGGTGCGCGCGCTCGACAAGGCGGGCATTGCCTGGCGCGAGCGTTTTGTCGGTGGCGGAGTCACGGCCGTGGTTGCGGCCGCTCTCGCCGGGCTTGCGATCGCGCCGCTGGCGCGGCGGATCGCGCCTCCCGGGTTGGTCGACATCGGGCCGGCGCACAAGCTACCAAAGCTCGGCAGCTCGAAGGTGATGCTGCATTCGAAGGTCAGCGATCCCGCCAAGCTCGCAGCCCTCCGCGCGGTGGCAGCGACATTTCGGAGCGTTGCGGCGAACTAG
- a CDS encoding tautomerase family protein — MPLITVSYASSRQSPLLKADIASAVSELTAKILHKDPKVTAIIVKSVDASDWFAGGKSLADQRLASYWIDIHVTEGTNTKDEKAAYLAAMFQRMAEIIGPLHPETYLHVDEVRGDAYGFGGLTQEWRYIARKRDVASERAA; from the coding sequence ATGCCCCTGATCACCGTATCCTACGCCTCGTCCCGCCAGTCGCCCTTGCTGAAGGCCGATATCGCGAGTGCCGTGTCCGAGCTCACCGCAAAGATCCTGCACAAGGATCCCAAGGTCACTGCCATCATCGTGAAGTCGGTCGATGCGAGCGACTGGTTCGCCGGCGGCAAATCGCTCGCCGACCAGAGGCTCGCGAGCTACTGGATCGACATCCATGTCACCGAAGGCACCAACACCAAGGACGAAAAGGCGGCCTATCTCGCCGCGATGTTCCAGCGCATGGCCGAGATTATCGGCCCGCTGCACCCCGAAACCTATCTGCATGTCGACGAGGTCAGGGGCGACGCCTATGGTTTCGGCGGCCTGACCCAGGAGTGGCGCTACATCGCCCGCAAGCGCGATGTCGCATCCGAGCGCGCGGCTTAG
- the lipB gene encoding lipoyl(octanoyl) transferase LipB → MVNSPQNPRQDLDLTSFSASIGSPVEWRISDAPVPYPDAVAAMEARVAAIAAGQSPELVWLLEHPPLYTSGTSGKASDLLDPRFPTFATGRGGQLTYHGPGQRVAYIMLDLKRRRPDVRAYVASLEELILKTLAAFNVCGERREDRVGVWVKRPDKGPEHEDKIAAIGVRLKRWVSFHGIAINVEPELSHFAGIVPCGVADPRYGVTSLVDLGQLVTVADVDVALRQAFEELFGPTKALLREAVA, encoded by the coding sequence ATGGTTAATTCGCCTCAAAACCCCCGCCAAGACCTCGATTTGACGTCATTTTCCGCCTCCATTGGCTCTCCCGTGGAGTGGCGGATTTCGGACGCGCCTGTGCCCTATCCGGATGCCGTGGCCGCGATGGAGGCGCGCGTTGCCGCGATTGCGGCAGGCCAAAGCCCGGAGCTGGTCTGGCTGCTGGAGCACCCGCCGCTGTACACCTCCGGTACCTCCGGAAAGGCCTCCGACCTGCTCGACCCGCGATTCCCGACGTTTGCGACCGGCCGCGGCGGCCAGCTCACCTATCACGGCCCCGGCCAGCGCGTGGCCTACATCATGCTCGATCTCAAGCGCCGCCGGCCGGATGTACGTGCCTATGTCGCGAGCCTGGAGGAGCTGATCCTGAAGACGCTCGCCGCCTTCAACGTTTGTGGCGAGCGGCGCGAGGACCGGGTCGGTGTCTGGGTGAAGCGGCCCGACAAGGGTCCTGAGCACGAGGACAAGATCGCGGCGATCGGCGTCCGCCTGAAGCGCTGGGTCTCGTTCCACGGCATCGCCATCAACGTCGAGCCGGAGCTCTCGCATTTCGCTGGCATCGTGCCCTGCGGCGTCGCCGATCCCCGTTATGGCGTCACCTCGCTGGTCGACCTCGGCCAGCTCGTGACCGTGGCCGATGTCGACGTCGCGCTCCGGCAGGCCTTCGAAGAGCTATTCGGCCCGACGAAGGCGCTGCTGCGGGAGGCGGTAGCCTAA
- a CDS encoding FliM/FliN family flagellar motor switch protein translates to MPTLDKVTVDLMVVLGTTTMPIHQVLRLSRGAIIELDATEADEVKVLANNLPVASGVVLVDRNRIAVEVKQMLPRSAGSR, encoded by the coding sequence GTGCCCACTCTCGATAAAGTCACCGTGGATCTCATGGTCGTCCTCGGGACGACCACCATGCCAATCCATCAGGTATTACGTCTTTCCCGCGGCGCCATCATTGAGCTCGACGCAACCGAGGCCGACGAGGTCAAGGTTCTCGCCAACAATCTGCCGGTCGCTTCCGGCGTCGTGCTGGTCGATCGCAACCGGATCGCAGTCGAGGTCAAGCAGATGCTGCCGCGTTCGGCAGGCAGCCGGTAG
- a CDS encoding outer membrane protein, whose protein sequence is MNKRFLSGLIFVFGIGAVAPAFAADLPVKRRAEPQQTQQTANNNWSGGQVGGSNGVSSVNNNFVEPGAYVCPAAFPYNVSCFESNFAFGGHPVSYTIGPFLGYRWQFGNSVVGVEGDWSWKKAENTALVSMPFVCFDTTCANYRSDTKYGAIKQTWDSSFRLRYGWLVTPSTLVYGTAGIAIGEISGSFSYQGILFTTTPLVAAGSTATSRADWTDTRVGGTVGAGVETVIWGGWKARVEYRYTDYGSYTKTVGVNTVCAAPTGCSAPSSSATIDVRESFHTVRVGLGFDF, encoded by the coding sequence ATGAATAAGCGATTTCTTTCGGGACTGATTTTCGTATTCGGGATTGGGGCGGTGGCACCAGCTTTTGCGGCCGACCTGCCGGTGAAGCGAAGGGCTGAGCCGCAGCAAACGCAGCAGACTGCGAATAATAACTGGTCCGGCGGCCAGGTCGGCGGATCCAATGGTGTCAGCTCGGTGAACAACAACTTCGTCGAGCCGGGCGCTTATGTTTGCCCTGCCGCCTTTCCCTATAACGTGAGCTGCTTCGAATCGAACTTCGCGTTCGGCGGTCATCCCGTGAGCTACACGATCGGGCCGTTCCTCGGATACCGCTGGCAGTTCGGGAATAGCGTAGTCGGCGTTGAAGGCGATTGGTCGTGGAAGAAGGCCGAAAACACGGCGTTGGTCTCGATGCCGTTCGTCTGTTTCGACACGACCTGCGCCAACTATCGCTCTGACACCAAGTACGGCGCGATCAAGCAAACCTGGGACAGCTCGTTTCGGCTTCGTTACGGATGGCTCGTGACTCCTTCGACGCTTGTCTACGGGACCGCCGGCATCGCGATCGGGGAAATCAGCGGCTCGTTTTCGTACCAGGGCATACTCTTCACCACGACGCCTCTCGTTGCTGCCGGAAGCACGGCAACGTCCAGGGCGGACTGGACGGATACCAGGGTCGGTGGAACGGTCGGTGCTGGCGTCGAGACCGTTATTTGGGGTGGATGGAAGGCGAGGGTGGAATACCGCTACACGGACTATGGCAGCTATACCAAGACCGTCGGGGTGAACACCGTTTGCGCCGCGCCAACAGGCTGTAGCGCACCGTCCAGCAGTGCGACGATTGACGTGCGCGAGTCCTTCCACACGGTTCGCGTGGGCTTGGGCTTCGACTTCTGA
- a CDS encoding CHAT domain-containing tetratricopeptide repeat protein produces MTPRAHLFFVNSPGLLLQSGWRRGLAALLVAVSVTLTPAAAQKIDIEAAQKRFTELYAAGKYSEALTQAQSTEAAARRAGTNNITYILALNDLARAHQELGHYAEAVVMFKQVVDALQKNVPPADPRTGQALANLATVYLLQGNGVEAEKLYKQALDIATRSLGPNDAAVVRLVGNLGDVYTSQARYAEAEAQYQRALGMAEKTNGPNSLQVALILNNLTKVYEDQSRFAEVEKATKRALAIREQALGPNHPDVAASLNNLAHVYERVGRYAEADSLFQRAIEIWEKALGPNHPRLATSLLNLASVYADEGRYDEAEALYQRALGIREAAFGPDSISVATILNNLAAIYESEERYSHVETYAQRALAIVEKSLGAENPDTAKVLRKLGVAYDGEHRYAEAETQFNRALAIFTKAFGPSHRFVATVLISQGHLFEHQGRYAEAEQAYKRALAINEKARGVNHPEVARGLNDLALLSISRGNPTDAIAYSRKATAAILAHADGDVSAGKLAGDGSDGLIEQRSDIFVTHVAGLAAAARAGDGSAGAFGQEAFEVAQWAIQSSAGGALQQLGPRFAAGNDALAALVRTNQDLSAYLRDRNKALVVVLSNPDGQSNTAQADQIRKTIADTESKLAANSAQLQQQFPEFAKLATPKPLQVEDAQKLLGSEEALVFFLTGDKESYVFALTATDFDWHAIPIGTSDLADEVEKFRKGLDVDKLQPFDLNLAYQLFGQLLGPVDGLIKTKRQLLVAASGPLTALPFHLLVTQKPTQFSVQLNGKTPEQDAPAYRDAAWLIKRQAVTVLPSVASLRTLRSFARRDLDLKPMVGFGDPVFSPDRTPGDARGTAHARGIARSYTEYWRGAGLDRSALASAPSLPDTADELRAVASDLGAAASDIHLGRDASVTTVKHTTLENYRIVYFATHGLVAGDIKGLAEPALLLTLPAQPTPDDNGLLTASEAAQLKLNADWVVLSACNTAAGEKPGAQALSGLARAFFYAGARALLVSHWPVASEAATRLSTSTFDTLKADPTLGRAEALRRAMLAYLADKSSPTNAHPAIWGPFSLVGEGAKR; encoded by the coding sequence GTGACCCCCCGTGCACATTTGTTCTTCGTCAATTCACCCGGATTGTTGCTGCAATCGGGGTGGCGGCGCGGACTGGCTGCCCTTCTGGTTGCGGTCAGCGTCACCCTGACACCGGCGGCCGCGCAGAAGATCGATATCGAGGCCGCACAGAAGCGTTTCACGGAGCTGTATGCAGCCGGCAAATATTCCGAAGCCTTGACGCAAGCGCAGTCAACCGAGGCGGCGGCCAGGCGCGCCGGCACCAACAACATCACTTACATTCTGGCCCTCAACGATCTCGCTCGCGCCCATCAGGAGTTGGGGCACTACGCCGAAGCAGTCGTCATGTTCAAGCAGGTGGTTGATGCTTTGCAAAAGAATGTCCCGCCGGCCGATCCGCGCACAGGGCAGGCGCTCGCCAACCTTGCCACGGTTTATCTGCTGCAGGGCAACGGCGTTGAGGCCGAGAAGCTATACAAGCAGGCTCTCGATATCGCGACAAGATCGCTCGGACCGAATGACGCCGCTGTGGTGCGGTTGGTCGGCAATCTCGGAGATGTCTACACGAGCCAGGCGCGCTACGCGGAGGCGGAGGCGCAGTACCAGCGGGCGCTCGGCATGGCCGAGAAGACTAACGGGCCCAACAGCCTCCAGGTCGCGCTGATCCTCAATAATCTCACCAAGGTCTATGAGGACCAGAGCCGTTTCGCCGAGGTCGAGAAAGCCACCAAGCGGGCGCTCGCAATTCGCGAGCAGGCGCTTGGTCCAAACCACCCCGATGTGGCCGCAAGTCTCAACAACCTGGCGCACGTCTATGAGCGGGTGGGCCGCTATGCCGAGGCCGACAGCCTGTTTCAACGCGCCATCGAGATTTGGGAGAAGGCGCTGGGCCCAAACCACCCTCGCCTCGCCACCTCGCTACTCAACTTGGCGAGCGTGTACGCGGACGAAGGCCGGTACGACGAAGCCGAGGCACTTTACCAGCGCGCTCTCGGCATTCGGGAGGCGGCGTTCGGCCCAGACAGTATCAGCGTGGCCACCATTCTCAACAATCTTGCTGCGATTTATGAATCCGAGGAGCGCTACAGCCACGTCGAAACATACGCCCAGCGGGCGCTCGCCATTGTCGAGAAGTCGCTCGGCGCGGAAAACCCCGACACCGCAAAAGTGCTCCGCAAGCTCGGCGTCGCCTACGACGGAGAGCATCGCTACGCCGAGGCGGAAACACAGTTCAATCGGGCGCTCGCCATCTTCACGAAGGCATTCGGGCCGAGTCACCGTTTCGTTGCCACGGTTCTGATCAGCCAAGGCCACCTGTTCGAGCATCAGGGCCGCTATGCGGAGGCTGAACAGGCATACAAGCGCGCGCTCGCGATCAACGAGAAGGCGCGCGGCGTGAACCACCCGGAAGTTGCGAGAGGACTCAACGATCTCGCCTTGTTGAGCATTTCGCGAGGCAATCCCACCGATGCGATCGCCTATTCTCGCAAGGCAACCGCGGCCATCCTCGCGCACGCCGACGGCGATGTATCGGCGGGGAAATTGGCAGGCGACGGCTCAGACGGCTTGATCGAGCAGCGCAGCGACATTTTTGTAACGCATGTCGCCGGCCTCGCGGCTGCTGCACGCGCGGGAGACGGTTCCGCCGGGGCATTCGGCCAAGAGGCGTTCGAAGTGGCTCAGTGGGCCATTCAGTCGTCGGCCGGCGGTGCCCTCCAGCAACTTGGGCCAAGATTTGCTGCGGGTAACGATGCGCTTGCCGCGCTCGTGCGCACGAACCAGGATCTGTCCGCCTATTTGCGTGATCGCAACAAGGCACTGGTCGTGGTTCTGTCGAACCCGGACGGGCAGTCGAACACGGCGCAGGCTGACCAAATACGCAAGACCATCGCCGACACCGAAAGCAAGCTGGCCGCCAACTCGGCACAGTTGCAGCAGCAATTTCCTGAATTCGCCAAGCTCGCCACGCCAAAACCCTTGCAGGTCGAGGACGCACAGAAATTGCTCGGGTCCGAGGAGGCGCTCGTTTTCTTTCTGACTGGCGATAAGGAGAGCTACGTTTTTGCCCTGACGGCCACCGACTTCGACTGGCATGCGATCCCCATCGGCACGAGCGATCTCGCCGACGAGGTCGAGAAGTTTCGCAAGGGACTGGACGTCGATAAGCTTCAACCATTCGATCTCAACCTCGCATACCAATTGTTCGGGCAGCTGCTTGGTCCGGTCGACGGGCTGATCAAGACCAAGCGCCAGCTGCTTGTCGCAGCGTCGGGACCGCTGACGGCCCTTCCGTTTCACCTGCTGGTGACACAGAAGCCGACCCAATTCTCGGTACAGCTCAATGGCAAAACGCCCGAGCAGGATGCCCCCGCCTATCGCGACGCTGCGTGGTTGATCAAGCGTCAAGCGGTCACCGTCCTCCCCTCGGTCGCGAGCTTGCGGACACTGCGGTCGTTTGCGCGCAGAGACCTGGACCTGAAGCCGATGGTTGGATTTGGCGACCCGGTGTTCAGCCCCGACCGCACGCCGGGGGACGCCAGAGGCACCGCTCACGCGAGGGGCATCGCCAGGTCCTACACCGAATATTGGCGTGGCGCCGGCCTCGATCGCTCGGCGCTGGCCTCCGCACCAAGTCTTCCCGACACCGCAGATGAACTCAGGGCGGTTGCATCTGACCTTGGCGCTGCTGCCTCCGATATCCATCTCGGTCGCGACGCGAGCGTAACGACCGTAAAGCACACGACGCTCGAGAATTATCGCATCGTCTATTTCGCGACGCATGGTCTCGTCGCCGGCGATATCAAGGGCCTTGCCGAGCCGGCGCTGCTCCTCACCCTGCCGGCCCAACCGACCCCGGACGATAATGGCTTGCTGACGGCAAGCGAGGCCGCGCAACTCAAGCTCAACGCCGACTGGGTCGTGCTATCGGCCTGCAACACGGCGGCAGGCGAGAAGCCGGGCGCCCAGGCTCTCTCCGGCCTCGCCCGCGCCTTCTTCTATGCGGGAGCGCGAGCTCTTCTGGTGTCACACTGGCCGGTTGCCTCCGAAGCGGCAACGCGGTTGAGCACGTCGACATTTGATACGCTCAAAGCAGACCCGACGCTGGGGCGCGCTGAAGCCTTGCGGCGCGCCATGCTTGCCTATCTCGCCGATAAGTCGTCGCCGACAAATGCTCATCCGGCGATCTGGGGTCCCTTCTCGCTGGTCGGAGAAGGCGCCAAACGATAG
- a CDS encoding aminotransferase class IV, translating into MSVVWLDGSIVDQNEARVLVADRGFTLADGIFETIKAVGSTPFWLAEHLERLKAGAVEIGLTIPFRDDRISDAADRLLAGASEDTRSAIRLTVTRGPTGRGLWPKEAASQATCVLTVASSPAPLPQDFVVCRSTRRNEHSPLSRIKSLGYGDNILARREAIDRGADDAIMLNTQGHVACATVGNVFFRIEGAWVTPQRADGILPGLARRRFIAELGAVERSISSDMIRKSDAGFVCNSLGFTQIKSIDGRALPGDLSAIPVQAVYSP; encoded by the coding sequence ATGAGCGTTGTCTGGCTTGACGGAAGCATTGTCGATCAAAATGAAGCCCGTGTGCTGGTCGCGGATCGAGGCTTCACGCTTGCCGACGGCATTTTCGAGACGATTAAGGCTGTCGGCTCTACTCCGTTTTGGCTGGCTGAACATCTCGAGAGGCTGAAAGCTGGAGCGGTCGAGATTGGCCTGACGATCCCCTTCCGTGACGACCGCATCTCCGACGCGGCGGATCGATTACTGGCGGGCGCAAGCGAAGATACCCGAAGCGCAATTCGGCTAACTGTCACGAGAGGCCCCACTGGAAGAGGACTCTGGCCGAAGGAAGCTGCGTCACAGGCGACCTGCGTATTAACGGTCGCATCCAGCCCCGCTCCGCTTCCTCAGGACTTTGTCGTCTGCCGATCTACGCGACGAAACGAGCACTCTCCTCTCTCGAGGATCAAGTCATTGGGCTATGGAGACAATATTTTGGCCCGGAGGGAGGCCATCGATCGCGGTGCTGATGACGCCATCATGCTCAATACGCAAGGACATGTGGCGTGTGCAACCGTCGGCAACGTCTTCTTCAGGATCGAAGGAGCTTGGGTGACACCACAAAGAGCAGACGGAATATTGCCCGGACTGGCACGCAGACGCTTCATCGCAGAACTCGGAGCGGTCGAGCGATCCATCTCCAGCGACATGATCCGGAAATCGGATGCAGGCTTCGTTTGCAATAGTCTGGGGTTTACACAGATCAAGAGTATTGATGGGCGTGCTTTACCCGGAGATTTGAGCGCAATCCCGGTCCAGGCTGTCTATTCGCCGTAG